In the Solibacillus sp. FSL K6-1523 genome, one interval contains:
- a CDS encoding PrkA family serine protein kinase → MEFLRKIRNYREEENRLKWEGTFSDYLRIVQERPEVAQTAHSRVYNMIKSSGLEQRDGQKLFNFFGKEIFGLEVALERLVEEYFHPAAKRLDVRKRILLLMGPVSGGKSTIVTLLKRGLEQYSRTDEGAVYAIKGCPMHEDPLHLIPQHLRKDFYAEYGIRVEGSLSPLNAMRLEQEYYGQIEEVLVERIFFSEDNRVGIGTFTPSDPKSQDIADLTGSIDFSTIAEYGSESDPRAYRFDGELNKANRGMMEFQEMLKLDEKFLWNLLSLTQEGNFKAGRFALISADEVIIAHTNETEYRTFISNKKNEALHSRIIVMPIPYNLMVSQEEKIYEKMISESDMAHVHIAPHALRVAAIFSVLTRLETPKKAGVDLLKKMRLYDGESVEGYNQVDLEELKKEYPNEGMHGIDPRYVINRVSSAIIRKEVQSINALDVLRSLKDGLDQHASISQEDKDKFMNYIAVARKEYDDIAKNEVQKAFVYSYEESAKTMLNNYLDNVEAYCNKNKIRDQLTGEEMNPDEKLMRSIEEQVGISENAKKAFREEILIRLSAFARNGKRFDYNSHDALREAIQKKLFADLKDVVKITTSLKTPDEAQLKKMNEVVATLIDEHGYNSTSANELLRYVGSLLNR, encoded by the coding sequence ATCGAATTTTTAAGAAAGATTAGAAATTACCGGGAAGAAGAAAACAGGCTGAAGTGGGAAGGGACTTTTTCAGATTACTTACGGATTGTGCAGGAAAGACCAGAAGTTGCTCAAACGGCCCATTCACGCGTTTACAATATGATAAAAAGCTCCGGGCTTGAACAGCGAGATGGACAAAAATTATTTAACTTTTTTGGGAAAGAAATTTTTGGTTTGGAAGTGGCGTTGGAGCGATTAGTCGAGGAATATTTCCACCCTGCTGCGAAAAGGCTAGATGTTCGCAAAAGAATTTTATTATTAATGGGACCGGTTAGTGGTGGTAAGTCGACAATTGTTACGTTATTAAAACGAGGACTCGAACAATATTCACGCACGGATGAAGGCGCTGTTTATGCGATTAAAGGATGTCCGATGCATGAGGACCCTCTACATTTAATCCCACAGCATTTGCGAAAAGATTTTTATGCAGAATATGGGATCCGGGTTGAGGGAAGTTTATCTCCGCTCAATGCAATGCGTCTTGAACAAGAATATTATGGACAGATTGAGGAAGTTTTAGTGGAACGCATTTTCTTCTCGGAAGATAACCGAGTTGGAATTGGTACATTTACACCGTCAGATCCAAAATCACAGGATATTGCGGATTTAACCGGTAGTATCGACTTTTCGACGATTGCTGAATATGGTTCAGAATCCGATCCGCGTGCCTATCGTTTTGACGGGGAATTGAACAAAGCGAACCGCGGGATGATGGAATTCCAAGAAATGCTGAAATTAGATGAGAAGTTTTTATGGAATTTACTTTCATTAACACAAGAAGGAAACTTTAAGGCTGGAAGATTTGCCCTTATTAGTGCCGATGAAGTTATAATTGCGCACACCAACGAAACCGAATATCGTACGTTTATTTCTAATAAGAAAAATGAAGCATTGCATTCAAGAATTATAGTTATGCCAATTCCGTATAATTTAATGGTCAGCCAAGAAGAAAAAATTTATGAAAAAATGATTAGTGAAAGCGATATGGCACATGTTCATATTGCACCACATGCACTTCGCGTTGCTGCAATCTTTTCGGTTTTGACGCGCTTAGAAACACCGAAAAAAGCAGGTGTTGATCTGCTTAAGAAAATGCGTTTGTATGATGGTGAAAGTGTGGAAGGATACAATCAAGTGGACTTAGAAGAGCTGAAAAAAGAGTATCCAAACGAAGGAATGCATGGTATTGATCCACGTTATGTCATTAACCGTGTGTCATCTGCTATTATTCGTAAGGAAGTACAGTCAATCAATGCGCTCGATGTTTTACGGTCATTGAAGGATGGGCTTGATCAACATGCTTCGATTTCACAGGAAGACAAAGATAAGTTTATGAATTACATTGCAGTGGCTAGGAAAGAGTACGATGATATTGCGAAAAATGAAGTGCAAAAAGCGTTTGTGTATTCGTATGAAGAATCGGCGAAAACGATGTTAAATAATTACTTGGATAATGTTGAAGCGTATTGCAATAAAAATAAAATCCGTGATCAGTTAACGGGTGAAGAAATGAATCCGGATGAAAAATTAATGCGTTCGATTGAGGAACAAGTCGGTATTTCTGAAAATGCGAAAAAAGCATTCCGTGAAGAAATTTTAATTCGACTATCGGCATTTGCACGGAATGGAAAACGATTTGATTACAACTCGCATGATGCTTTGCGAGAAGCCATTCAAAAGAAATTGTTTGCGGATTTAAAGGATGTTGTTAAAATTACGACTTCATTGAAAACGCCAGATGAAGCACAGTTGAAAAAAATGAATGAAGTTGTCGCGACACTCATTGACGAGCATGGTTATAATTCAACATCAGCGAATGAACTATTACGCTATGTTGGTAGTTTGTTGAACCGTTAA
- a CDS encoding GNAT family N-acetyltransferase, with protein MSFKIRNLEKHHIPFLRDMVYESAFVPEGQKPFPRTILDEPSVSKYIERWGERDGDIGLIAENDEQAIGAIWLRLFDNEEKGYGDDETPEIGIALLKDFRGKGIGSALMRALEAKAKNYGYQKLCLSVDPRNPACRLYDQLGYVHIGWYDTFWTMEKRLV; from the coding sequence GTGAGTTTCAAAATAAGAAATCTTGAAAAACACCATATCCCCTTCTTACGGGATATGGTGTATGAGTCCGCATTTGTACCAGAAGGACAAAAACCTTTCCCACGAACAATATTAGACGAGCCATCTGTATCAAAATATATAGAGCGCTGGGGGGAACGAGACGGTGATATTGGGCTAATTGCGGAAAATGACGAACAAGCAATTGGCGCTATTTGGTTGCGCCTGTTTGATAATGAAGAAAAGGGATATGGTGATGATGAAACGCCAGAAATCGGCATTGCCCTCCTTAAAGATTTTCGGGGTAAAGGAATTGGAAGTGCTTTAATGCGGGCGCTCGAAGCAAAAGCAAAAAATTATGGGTATCAGAAATTATGTTTAAGCGTGGATCCAAGAAATCCAGCTTGTCGCTTATATGATCAACTAGGATATGTACATATTGGTTGGTATGATACTTTCTGGACAATGGAGAAGAGATTAGTTTGA
- a CDS encoding DUF4181 domain-containing protein, whose amino-acid sequence MIWGNFVFTVLIVFVLNTIVRLLLRKLFKIEKEKKSILSSLFSNKPINELHRKIEWAIRITWIIAFIVTYNLVIIQGYSINLILIASFFYILLDSTVRAFFECKYSQNPKQYILTISEGILFLLTLVIVIKFDLLIELT is encoded by the coding sequence ATGATTTGGGGAAATTTTGTATTCACTGTGCTAATTGTGTTCGTATTAAATACAATAGTTCGGTTACTTTTAAGAAAGCTATTCAAGATAGAAAAAGAAAAAAAATCCATTCTTTCTTCCCTTTTTTCTAATAAACCGATAAACGAATTGCACAGAAAAATTGAGTGGGCTATCAGAATTACTTGGATAATTGCATTTATCGTTACCTATAACTTGGTCATAATTCAAGGTTATTCGATAAACCTGATACTAATTGCATCGTTTTTCTACATATTATTAGATTCCACAGTAAGGGCATTTTTCGAGTGTAAATATTCGCAGAACCCCAAACAATATATTCTAACTATTAGCGAAGGGATTTTATTTTTACTTACCTTAGTTATAGTCATTAAGTTTGATTTGCTTATTGAACTAACTTAA
- a CDS encoding uridine kinase family protein, translating to MNSKIIKGQFNSLKQLVDSINESSKKKSTLLIGIDGCGGSGKSTFADKIKEECSNVTIVHKDDFYLPSSEIINTHPTKKPIGADFDWKRLLTQVLEPLSQEKEGHYQRYDWDTDSLAEWHTVPVGGIVIIEGVYSIRKELVDRYDFKVWVDCPREKRLSRGLDRDGEEAREMWENNWMISEDIYVEKHKPYESADIVADGAK from the coding sequence ATGAATTCTAAAATAATTAAAGGTCAATTTAATTCTCTCAAACAATTAGTAGATAGCATAAATGAAAGTTCTAAAAAGAAATCTACACTCTTAATCGGGATAGACGGTTGTGGAGGCTCTGGAAAAAGTACATTTGCTGACAAAATAAAAGAAGAATGTTCTAATGTAACGATTGTTCATAAGGATGATTTTTACCTTCCTTCCTCTGAAATTATTAATACACATCCAACAAAAAAACCTATTGGTGCTGATTTTGATTGGAAACGTCTTTTAACTCAGGTGCTAGAACCATTAAGCCAAGAAAAAGAGGGACATTATCAACGGTACGATTGGGATACGGATAGTTTAGCAGAGTGGCATACTGTTCCTGTTGGTGGCATTGTAATAATCGAAGGCGTATATTCTATTCGAAAAGAATTAGTAGATAGATACGATTTTAAAGTATGGGTTGATTGTCCAAGAGAAAAACGTCTTTCAAGGGGTCTAGATAGAGACGGAGAAGAAGCCCGTGAAATGTGGGAAAATAATTGGATGATTTCAGAAGATATTTATGTGGAAAAACATAAGCCTTATGAAAGTGCTGATATTGTTGCTGATGGAGCTAAATAA